A stretch of DNA from Ricinus communis isolate WT05 ecotype wild-type chromosome 4, ASM1957865v1, whole genome shotgun sequence:
actctaaattaaaaataattgccAAACTACCTGGCACTTTTCACAAATGATTGGTTCATTCCAAATTTAAGCAAGTGcactttaaaaatatctatgaGCAAGtgaactattttaaaaatataaaaatataatatttcattttcttctttttattcacTACTAAAAagtcttaaaataattagatcaAGTGGAAAAAAGTTAGtgaattttgaaagattttgagaagatggtaatttttttatttattatattgttattgTTGTAAAAGtcacttatttaatttttattttaatattttaacgaGCATGTTTCTTTTACACACGTTGTTACTGTTTGAGTAAGGAGGAAATTGTctaaattgtcaaatatactgAGTAATTTGGCTATGACTTTTTAACTTAGAGTTAATTGGACAtggtttataaatttaaggggaaaattactatttaaaccgatgttattttctttgtaaaaACCTATTTTAAATAGGGGATGAGgagatgatttttattttcaattatatttggtagagattttacatattagaacaaatattaaaaaaaaaaccatgattaaaagaaatatacataagaacttattcttttttagcagtatttttatacattatgAAGAGCTAAACTGCATTTATTCTAATTGAAAGCTTTGattctatatttattgtgAGATTTAATTCATTCGTTAGTAATTACcagataaattttatgattaaaaatttgatttttataaatataaaattagtttctaaaattaaaattgtattagaaaattatatgttttacTGATATAAGTATTATCATgtactataaaataaaattaaaattaaaatatcttataatgggataaagtatatatttttttattaaaaagtataaaatatgattatgtaatttaattttttgacacatataaaaatcatataaaaaaatatatattataataaattaataataacaaatctAACTATTAATATTCACGTGTGAAATGGATGGACGTGGAATTGAAGCATTGATAGCAATAATATGCAGTAGTTTAGAGAGGATCTTGCAAATGGAtttcatgcaatattaaaatcaacTAATGCTTTAAATGAGCTGTAAGAATCTGACAACACATACCTGAAACACAATAAAGAAGATTGACGTTAGAAGcacactaaaaatatttaatacttaaCTTATGTGATTGGATGTTTCTAAAATAGAACAATTCATGCTTAAAACTCACTCACTTTTCATCAAAACAAAGTGAGCTCTGCCAccctttttttcaaattaaagaatgcaaaaaacattaaaaaaaaaaacttgaattATTGTTTGgggattaataattaaatttaacaatcaaAATAGTCACCTCtcaatataaatagaaattataatttttattaaaaatatatgcatGAATGAtagataataagaaaaagacacTCGAATTTGACTGGTACAACACTATCATATCACTTCCTAACTAATGACAACTAGTCGTTTACTCATGCCTTGCACGgctgtttttattattttgattgtaaaatgaagttgataaatataatttaataaattttttaataattaatattgatttataaaattctaaaaaataatatacaaactaattatttttaaatatcattaatttctttaaattttattaatataataatataaaaattattttaaaaataatttattaattacttttatattatataaattaacatatcactataattgatattattattttttaaaactaaaaatttattatataattaaaggattaatttactattaaatataatattaaaaatataatttaggatgttattttctagattagaattattatttaattataaaactaatttattacttaataaaatatgctatttttaagataaaattaataacattatccgataaaaaattatttattaattaatataatattaaaatataattaatatactatttcttAAGATTGGATTAGTGTTTAAtatacacatatcaaaaaaaatttatatataaaaaattaaacctacatgtcaaaaaaaatttaaatatcaaaaattaataatatatgtatagaTGCAACAATAGATTTCCTCCTTGTCTCTACCAACAAACCGCCTTAAAAAACGATGCCGTTTTATAAGGGTTAGTGTGTCTTTTCATTGTCTATAATTTTCTTGCCTTAAATGGAAAATAATAGTCTTTCTTTAGTTACAAAAGGTGAAAAAGACTTGAATTTAATACTTTGCTTAAATTCAGATAATGCATTTACTATTAGACTAAGCATGTTGGTgtaatagtaaattaattatggagtaagtaattttatttgatcatGAAAAGAATGTATGTGCAACAGTGCGTATCATTTACATGCAATGCACatgttcttaaaaaaatataaatgaattagAAGCTTGATTTTAGAAGCACACACTATACTATCTTAACAAGAATTCTATTTGCCTGCCACAATATTTAATACTTGACTTGTATGATTGGCTGTGTTCTAGAATATAAGAATTCATGCTAGTGGAGGTAcaagtttaataattttagatataaaaaaaaaatcaaattaatatatgtcAATAATCAATGTACTTGTATTGTCTTAACCAATTTAGACCTCATTGATTGGTAAGGAATTTTGCTTTTCTAGAGACAAATTGCAGTTTCGTGATCTCCTTCCATCTCTTATATGGTTAACCTTTTATggtctaaattaaataaaatgttagACCTGTGATAGCCCACCTAAAGAAATATTATGTAgccttaataaaaatttggtGTGGCCTTTGCCCTACCCAGATTATATATTCTAATGgtagataaatattttttccatTATCTAAAGatattcaaacaaaaaagTGAACCATTGAAGACATCCTTGCTATGAATCTTCAAATTTACCTATCAGATTACATTTGTTATCCGCTGGTCCAACATGACAGATGAATGAAGACATGGGTATGGCTGTTCTCCGGACTGGTGCAAGAGTTTCTGGCGCTCAGGCGGCCCCGCCATTCACAAAATACTGACACATTTCCCACacttaaaagttaaaatttaaaaaagaaaaaggcaccAGCAGGAGCAGCAAGAAGGTAGCCATAATCTTCagctaaattattattattataaccAGTCCactacaaattaataattgttaCTTTTATTTCTCAATCACTCACTTTACACCCTACAAGAACTCAATGATTGCAAATTTTAccaataacaaatatatattagagTCCAGCACTACCAAAAAGAGTCTTGTATTATAAGGGTCTTTTTTATTAACGCAAAATTGGTACTCCCCTGCTATAAAACCAGAGAGGAGGAACTCTTTGGAAGGTAGAGTTGTGAAGCTGAGTGAAGAAGGTTATAGTGAGAGATGGCCTTTACCGAGATTGCTGCAAATAAGCCTCATGCACTTTTTGTTCCATTTCCACTTCAAGGCCATATAAAAACAATGCTTAAACTAGCAAAGATTCTTTACTCTAGAGGTTTTCACATTACTTTTGTCAATACTGAGTTTAACCACAATCGTTTTCTCCATTCTAGAGGACCCAATTCAATGGATGGCTTACCCGGCTTCCAATTCGAAACTATTCCTGACGGTCTTCCTCCTTCTGATCCTGATTCCACCCAAGATATACCTTCTCTTTGTGAATCTGTCTGGAAGAAATTCTTGCAACCGTTTGTTCAACTTGTTGCAAAGATTAAGGATACTGCTTCTTCCAGGAATATGCCTCCACTTACTTGCATTGTTGCAGATTGTTTCACTTCAACATTTGCTGTGAGAGCTGCTGAAGAACTGGAACTCCCTCTTGTGTTTTTTTCCACTATGTCTGCCTCTGCTATCATGGGATTTAAACACTATGCTGCTCTTAAAGACAAGGGTTTTATACCGCTTAAAggtttatatactttttaaagcATATATGTCGTATTAGTGCAAGTGCATTTATTGACTTGCGTATGCTACTTTTTGTGTTGCAGATGAGAGTTGCCTGACAAATGGCTATTTGGACACAACTGTGGACTGGATTCCAGGTATGAAAGGCATTCGACTAAGAGATCTTCCAAGCTTACTTCGTACAACGAATTCAGAAGATTTGCTCTTTAACTTTACCATGGAAACTGCTGAGAATTCTGTTAAGGCTTCCGCAATCGCTATTCAGACCTTTGATGCACTGGAGAGAGATGTTCTTGCTGGCTATTCTTCTATCTTTCCTCCTGTTTATGCCATTGGCCCAGTTCAGTTTCTTCTTGATCAAATTCGAGATGAAAATCTAGACTCTGTTGGATACAACTTATGGAAAGAAGAAGCTGAGTGTCTCCCATGGCTAGACTCCTTCGAACCCAACTCAGTTGTTTATGTTAATTTCGGAAGCGTAGCTGTCATGACCCAAGAACAACTACTTGAATTCGGAATGGGACTGGCTAATAGCAAGCATCCGTTTTTATGGATTATTAGGCGGGATTTGGTTATTGGTGAATCGGCGATTTTGCCACCGGATTTCTTTCAAGAGACTAAAGAAAGAAGTCTAATTGCACACTGGTGTCCACAAGAAGAAGTCCTTAATCACCCATCAATCGGAGGATTCCTGACGCATAGTGGTTGGGGTTCAACGATGGAGAGCTTGTCGGCAGGAGTGCCTATGCTTTGCTGGCCATTCTTTGCAGATCAGCCAACAAACTGTAGATACAGTTGCAATGAATGGGGAGTTGGCATGGAGATTGATAATAATGTCAAGAGAGATGAAGTTGAGAAGCTTGTCAGGGAGCTGATGGAGGGAGAGAAAGGTAAGGAGATGAGGAATAACGCCATGGAATGGAAAAAGTTGGCAGAAGAAGCCACTGCTCCAAATGGTTCATCATCCatgaatttggaaaaattcATGAATGAAGTTCTCTTACTAAAAGATTAGATGTTTCTGAATCTGAATAAGATTTATCTACTATCTTGTAATGGAGTTGATTTCTTAATAACATGTTACATACACCACTATGGTACTTGTGACAAATAATTAAGTCTCTAATACAGAAATTCAGTTTCACAAGCTTGTTAGTAATTGAAAGTAGGCAAAACCCATAAGTTACTTTGTGATTTATCTAACCGCGATTGCAGCAATATCTGTCTCTAACATAAAATGGAACGTAGACGGTACTTCAATTTGTAAACCAGGATTAGCTGGAATTAGTGGAGTTCTTAGATGTTGTTCGAGTAAATTCATCGGTCTATGGCTAAATTGCCACATTGGTATCAAAATTTTGTTGGTTATATCCAAATGGTAccaattctttaatttattttttgtaatactacacttattatttttgtttcaatcGATAGTAGTTGATGTAGACTCGCCTAAAAGTGAATTTCCATGTGAGTTGAGAACTCGTCAATACTCGACAATCCGTCTAAACTACTAATATACTCAATAGGCGAACCATCATCCACACAGCCATAAAGCTACTcctaaaaaattgaaattcttgATCTTTAGGACTATTACCAGAAATAGAAATAACTAGCACTTTTCCAATAAACATCCACCTAAAACACCATTAGATTACACTTAATATTTTGGTTCAATTcgattaataaaatcaaaaaatttcgTAATTCAATTTTTGGTTAAAACAGAATTGAACCAAACGGTATGTTGTTAAGGAGTTGTCTAACTTGTTTCTTGATATTGAAATTAAGCATATTCTTAGGGAGGAAATCTTTTTGcggaaatttttttaatttattgaaattaagCTATTTCTAGAATAGTGGATTGGGTTGGTGGAAtcattcttattgtttataaattttatttggtggAAATTTGATGCTAAGCATGCCACATGTGTAGGTATACAAATCGTTGTAATTAATGCGCCTTAATTGACTtctttaataagatttttgtGAGTTCCTAGGCTTTTTTACCACAATTTGCTTAAATTCTCAAAAGACactgtaaaaattaattgaaaaatgacAATAAATGATTGGTATTTAATTCGCTGGGGAATAAACAATTGAATATTTGAAATGAacgtaaatataaaaacaaatactTGAATAATAATTGACTGGAAAACTAAAGGTTTGAAATGTGTTTTTTGAGAATTTGAATTGTGTAGTTGTTATCgatttgtttctattttttcgTATTGCACCTGTTCTTTTTATAGAGATCCCCAAGTTTCAGTATACTTGGAGATTTTCTTCCGCTTTGTGTGCCAattatctctttattttttagaagtGGAAGTAACCGTCTACCTATCTTCTTTCCACTACTCTTCTTGATAGGAAAttatcatcttagcaaccacacaccccaatatctaatgagttatgatacatatggaatgcaagaaaacatcctccaatcaagatgattccaaaacccaaggatctcctcaagtgaagttaggaaaaactagttccaacaatgaaactagcacttgaattcaactccaaacgccacaaaccaagtatgatttgataagttatgaatcaaacacaagattttggttagagaacgccacaaactaaaaatagtttgataagttcaaagttcatggaagaacttaagcaaaaacactcacaaagagcaaacaaagattatcattcaaaattctatgtttacaaatggatttggctttgatatttattgccaaaacaagacaaaaaaacctaaatggatgtcttttgagcttccccacgtttttccctttaaattctcttaaaacttattaaaagtggttatttttacattgatgtcactcattttgtaactcccaaatgacaactaattatgtgcatccattttgtaactctaaaagacaactaatcataccataacttaagaaaaacctaataaaaataaaaataaaaaggcttcaaatgaatcttattggacctatgagttcagcccaaacttattgcactaaattgatgattttggatcctttttgcaatcctaaatcttgggctaagccttgttgtgtttgaacactccaaatatctttaattaagcccaacaaagctttttgcatccttttggacttggatcttgtcattggacctccttgaaagcttaaaggatcatttgtaattcttgtctttattgcatcattccctctctccttgtaaggattcgtcctcgaatcagcctcattgtcaacttcatcacctacatcaaataaagaaagatcagcaacattaaaagaagcactaacattgccatactcacttggcaaatctatcttataggcattgtcattaattctttcaaggacttggaatggcccatcccctcttagcattaatttagacttctttTGGCTTGaaaatctttcctttctcaaatgtaCCCAAACCTAGTCACCCGGTTCaaatacaactttctttctccccttgttatattgcttttgatattgttgattttttttctctatttgagcacgcaccttctcatgtaagcttttaacaaGTTCAGCTTTTTGCTTGCCTTTAAAATTAGCCTTATCAATGGGTAATGGTAGTAAATCCATTGGAGTTAATGGATTGAACCCAtatacaatctcaaaaggtgaacaatttgttgtactatgaatactcctattgtatgcaaactc
This window harbors:
- the LOC8268036 gene encoding 7-deoxyloganetin glucosyltransferase; amino-acid sequence: MAFTEIAANKPHALFVPFPLQGHIKTMLKLAKILYSRGFHITFVNTEFNHNRFLHSRGPNSMDGLPGFQFETIPDGLPPSDPDSTQDIPSLCESVWKKFLQPFVQLVAKIKDTASSRNMPPLTCIVADCFTSTFAVRAAEELELPLVFFSTMSASAIMGFKHYAALKDKGFIPLKDESCLTNGYLDTTVDWIPGMKGIRLRDLPSLLRTTNSEDLLFNFTMETAENSVKASAIAIQTFDALERDVLAGYSSIFPPVYAIGPVQFLLDQIRDENLDSVGYNLWKEEAECLPWLDSFEPNSVVYVNFGSVAVMTQEQLLEFGMGLANSKHPFLWIIRRDLVIGESAILPPDFFQETKERSLIAHWCPQEEVLNHPSIGGFLTHSGWGSTMESLSAGVPMLCWPFFADQPTNCRYSCNEWGVGMEIDNNVKRDEVEKLVRELMEGEKGKEMRNNAMEWKKLAEEATAPNGSSSMNLEKFMNEVLLLKD